The Astatotilapia calliptera chromosome 19, fAstCal1.2, whole genome shotgun sequence DNA segment aTGCTCTAGTCTTTATTTAACACCCTGAGTGGTTCTATTTCCTCATTTATTTCtcctttgtccctctgtccCTTGTTAGGCTGTGTACGCAGTGGGAAACTTCAAAGCCTCGGAAGAAGATGCTCCGTCTTTACAGAGACTAGCTTCAGCACAGCAGAAGGATGGCCTGAGGGTGTTGAGTCAGAGGAGCCATGACTCCTTGTACAGGAAGACTCCCAGGGTGTCTGAAAGCAGGGAGGAGCTGGGGTTGGGATCTGGAGCACGGAGTAAGGTGAGGAGGGAGAAGGCATCCCTGGCCTCCCTCAAACGAGCAAGCGCTGATGTGGAGCTTCTGGCGACCAGTCGTCCCATGGGCAAGGAAACCATGGTAACCTTCAGCAACACCTTGCCTCGAGTTGCAAACGGCAACAGCCCCATCTCACCCTCAGAGGAGCCAGTCACCACCCAGCGTCACATGACGTTCCACGTGCCCTTCGACCCACAAAGGTCTCGGCAGCTGGTGTCAGAGTGGAAGCAGCGCTCGATGGAGCTCCGTAGCCAGAGCTCACGAGATGAGGAAGAgggaggagatggaggaggtgaaggaggCACAGCTGCAGGGGAAGGGGGCGACCAACAAATGCCGTCTTCTCTTTATCCCACAGTGCAAGCCAATACCACCACACCGACTGGAGCCAGGATGGTGGTGGCACCCCCACTTGTTCACATCCCTGAGGAGGCCTCTCGGCCACCTCCTGTTTCCCCTAAGAGTGCCAAGACACGGGCAAAGTGGTTGTCACTCACAGAGGGAGGAGGACTAAAAGAGCCTGGAACAGGGCCCATTGCCGTGTCGACTCCCCGTGTGCCCAACACGCAGCCCAACCAGCCTCCCAGCCAGCAAAGAGTCACACAGGTGAGGTAGAAATTAGAAAATGAAAGCCTAAAAACGATCACAACGATATTATCTTTAGCCATAATTTTTCATACTTTATTGTCACGTGGCATGTAGCCAATTCAGTTTAGACAGGAACGGAGATTTAACAGCTGCCATATGCTGTGTAAACTACACATCtatgatttatttttgctgGTATAATCAAAACAACACTGGTGGGAGCAATTTCACTGATTAGTTTCCAACATAAATCAGTCTCATAAGACTTCAAATGCTAATTATAACTAGAGTTAAATCTTCTGAAAATATTTTAGAGGTATATAATAGGTTATTATCATGCTCTGCCATGTCCACGCCAAAAAATGTCCCTCTTCCTGGATAGTTGTTGAGTAATTTATTTGCAGCTGCTCTTATATATGGATTATCATGagatttttgtctctttcttgCAGGTCGTAGCCATGTCAAAGCAGCAGGGTCAAGGACCTACTACTCCTTCCACTAAGACATCAGAAGGCGGCTCCTCCTCTGGTCCTGGCTCCAACTGCTCAGAGTCACCATACTACCGGATACCATCTGATCGAGACAGCTGCACTGGGAGCAACCCAGGGAGCATCGCTGGCAGCGGGAGCATCGTCACAATCGACGCTCATGCCCCTCACCATCCGGTGGTGCGTGTGTCGGCCACTAATGGCAAGCCGTGGGAATGGAGAAACACCATCAGTGGCAACATGATGGCCGCTGACCCGACGGGTGACAAACACCGTGCCGCGCTGCAGCGACAAGACAATGTCAGTCATTACCGGGACTACAGGACACTCCCAGTGAAATCAGACTCCCTGTGCTCCTCCTCGGTCAGCTGCAGTGCCGAAGGAGGAGCTGATCTGCCTCCCCCACCTTTTCCCACCTCCTCATCCCCTCTTCCGCCCCCACCTCAGCTGTCGTCATCCCCTATCCCACCACCGCTTCCTCAACCATCTTCCTCTCCCTTGCCTCCCCCTCCACCACCAAGCTCCTCCCCAATGCCTCCGCCTCCCATTCACCCCACCTCCTCTCATATGCCTCCACCTCCTCACCCATCCTCTCAGATGTCTCCACCACCCCTCCCATCTTCCTCTCAAATGcctccccctcctcacccctctTCTTCCCAAATGCCTCCACACCCACACCCATCCTCTTCGCCCTTGCCTCCACCACCGCATCCCTCTTCCATGCCTCTACCTCCTCACCAGTCTTGCTCCAGCATGCTTCCTCCACCTCCCCACCCTGACTTACTGATAGATGGCCACAACCAGTTATTGTCCCGCACTTCCACCCTGCCCCGTCGGCCGTCTGTGTCCGCCCGAAGCCATGCTGAGCAGGAGCACTACTACAAGGCCATGCAGAACGAGAGGATGTTATAGTGAAGCGTGAAGACAAGAGACACCATTGTAAAATCACAGATTGTACTAGAGAAGGGAGGACTCTTCTCAAAGAGACACTGAAGAAAAGTAG contains these protein-coding regions:
- the LOC113012402 gene encoding phospholipid phosphatase-related protein type 3-like, which translates into the protein MTSPKNKAKKKPPKDSMTLLPCFYFVELPIVLSSLVSLYFLELTDVLSPAMVGFRCHDRDLSMPYVETGDELIPLLMLLSLAFAGPAASIMMGEGLMYCMQSKLKTCPKSEGSINAGGCSFNSFLRRTVRFVGVHVFGLLATALVTDVIQLATGYHAPFFLTVCQPNYTAPGVSCDNNAYITQDICMGKDQYAIMSARKTFPSQHATLSGFAAVYISMYFNASINSTTKLLKPMLVFAFCMAAGLAGLTQITQHRSHPIDVYVGYVIGAGIGVYLAVYAVGNFKASEEDAPSLQRLASAQQKDGLRVLSQRSHDSLYRKTPRVSESREELGLGSGARSKVRREKASLASLKRASADVELLATSRPMGKETMVTFSNTLPRVANGNSPISPSEEPVTTQRHMTFHVPFDPQRSRQLVSEWKQRSMELRSQSSRDEEEGGDGGGEGGTAAGEGGDQQMPSSLYPTVQANTTTPTGARMVVAPPLVHIPEEASRPPPVSPKSAKTRAKWLSLTEGGGLKEPGTGPIAVSTPRVPNTQPNQPPSQQRVTQVVAMSKQQGQGPTTPSTKTSEGGSSSGPGSNCSESPYYRIPSDRDSCTGSNPGSIAGSGSIVTIDAHAPHHPVVRVSATNGKPWEWRNTISGNMMAADPTGDKHRAALQRQDNVSHYRDYRTLPVKSDSLCSSSVSCSAEGGADLPPPPFPTSSSPLPPPPQLSSSPIPPPLPQPSSSPLPPPPPPSSSPMPPPPIHPTSSHMPPPPHPSSQMSPPPLPSSSQMPPPPHPSSSQMPPHPHPSSSPLPPPPHPSSMPLPPHQSCSSMLPPPPHPDLLIDGHNQLLSRTSTLPRRPSVSARSHAEQEHYYKAMQNERML